From the genome of Streptomyces sp. NBC_01341, one region includes:
- a CDS encoding N-acetylmuramoyl-L-alanine amidase: MENNGSAGSSGKGPGHGISRRTLLIGGGVAAAGTAALAVDEIRRVWWRVPGVAKPREAGELDYAPAQWIAASEANWRRADRPDDYSVDRVIIHVTQGSFASAVKVFQDPAHRAATHYIVGQDGRVTQMIRELDVAFHAGNRSFNERSVGIEHEGFVDRPQDFTTAMYKSSARLTAAICRRYDIPVDREHIIGHVEVPGTDHTDPGPHWDWNRYMKLVRAASTAGPSTAGPSTAAG; encoded by the coding sequence ATGGAGAACAACGGGAGTGCCGGATCATCAGGGAAAGGCCCTGGTCACGGCATCAGTCGGCGGACGCTGCTCATCGGCGGCGGGGTCGCGGCAGCGGGCACGGCCGCTCTGGCCGTGGACGAGATCAGACGCGTCTGGTGGCGGGTGCCGGGCGTGGCGAAGCCGCGCGAGGCGGGCGAGCTGGACTACGCCCCGGCGCAGTGGATCGCCGCGTCCGAGGCGAACTGGCGACGGGCCGACCGGCCGGACGACTACAGCGTGGACCGGGTGATCATCCATGTCACCCAGGGCAGCTTCGCCAGTGCGGTCAAGGTATTCCAGGACCCGGCCCACCGGGCGGCGACGCACTACATCGTCGGGCAGGACGGCCGGGTCACGCAGATGATCCGCGAGCTGGACGTGGCGTTCCACGCGGGTAACCGCTCCTTCAACGAGCGCAGCGTCGGCATCGAGCACGAGGGGTTCGTGGACCGGCCGCAGGACTTCACGACGGCGATGTACAAGTCGTCGGCGCGTCTGACGGCCGCGATATGCAGGCGGTACGACATCCCCGTCGACCGCGAGCACATCATCGGCCACGTGGAGGTGCCGGGTACGGACCACACCGACCCCGGCCCGCACTGGGACTGGAACCGCTACATGAAGCTGGTGCGTGCCGCGTCGACAGCGGGGCCGTCGACGGCGGGGCCCTCGACGGCGGCGGGCTGA
- a CDS encoding cysteine desulfurase family protein, whose translation MAYLDHAATTPMLPEAIAAMTAQLAVTGNASSLHAAGRRARRTVEESRETLADALGARPSEVVLTSGGTEADNLAVKGLYWARRDADPRRTRILASPVEHHAVLDAVDWLAEHEGALVDYLPVDAYGRVHPDVLREALARNPDDVAMITVMWANNEIGTVMPIHELTEVAQEFGVPMHADAVQAFGQLEVDFARSGLAAMTVSAHKIGGPVGTGALLLGRDQTPVPVLHGGGQERHVRSGTLDVAAVAAFAVAGRHAVDGRDAFVREVGGLRDELVAAVLKAVPDALLGGDPAPGGRLPANAHFTFPGCEGDSLLLLLDAQGIECSTGSACTAGIAQPSHVLLATGTDPGLARGTLRFSLGHTSTARDVEELARAIGPAVDRARTAGLS comes from the coding sequence ATGGCTTACCTCGACCACGCCGCGACCACACCGATGCTTCCTGAGGCGATCGCGGCGATGACCGCGCAGCTCGCCGTCACCGGCAACGCGTCCTCACTGCACGCCGCCGGGCGCCGGGCCCGCCGTACCGTCGAGGAGTCCAGAGAGACCCTTGCCGATGCCCTCGGCGCCCGCCCGAGCGAGGTGGTCCTCACCTCGGGGGGCACCGAGGCCGACAACCTCGCCGTGAAGGGTCTCTACTGGGCCCGCCGCGACGCCGATCCCCGGCGCACCCGGATCCTCGCCAGCCCCGTGGAGCACCACGCCGTCCTCGACGCCGTGGACTGGCTGGCCGAGCACGAAGGCGCCCTTGTCGACTACCTGCCGGTCGACGCCTACGGCCGGGTGCACCCCGACGTGCTGCGCGAGGCCCTCGCCCGCAATCCGGACGACGTGGCCATGATCACGGTGATGTGGGCGAACAACGAGATCGGCACCGTCATGCCGATACATGAACTCACCGAAGTGGCACAGGAGTTCGGTGTCCCGATGCATGCCGACGCGGTGCAGGCGTTCGGGCAGCTGGAGGTCGACTTCGCCCGATCCGGGCTGGCCGCGATGACCGTCAGCGCGCACAAGATCGGCGGTCCGGTCGGCACAGGCGCGCTGCTGCTGGGCCGCGACCAGACACCGGTGCCGGTACTGCACGGGGGCGGGCAGGAGCGCCATGTGCGTTCCGGAACGCTCGACGTGGCCGCCGTGGCGGCGTTCGCCGTCGCCGGACGGCATGCCGTCGACGGGCGCGACGCGTTCGTCCGTGAGGTCGGGGGGCTCCGTGACGAACTGGTCGCGGCGGTACTGAAGGCCGTGCCCGACGCCCTCCTCGGAGGCGACCCGGCCCCGGGCGGGCGGCTGCCCGCCAACGCCCACTTCACCTTTCCCGGCTGCGAGGGCGATTCGCTGCTGCTGCTGCTCGACGCCCAGGGGATCGAGTGCTCCACCGGTTCCGCGTGCACGGCGGGTATCGCCCAGCCCAGCCATGTGCTGCTGGCCACCGGAACCGACCCCGGCCTGGCGCGCGGCACCCTGCGCTTCTCGCTGGGACACACCTCCACCGCCCGGGACGTCGAGGAACTCGCACGGGCGATCGGCCCCGCGGTCGACCGGGCCAGGACGGCGGGGCTCAGCTAG
- a CDS encoding DUF4190 domain-containing protein yields the protein MTLTTSHTGRSTGTRLHGNRPDEEATSPGTAHSETSSGEAASDGTGAGPAGRTRKPSREADGLAVASFVLGLLGLLVMNILLGPVAIAMALIALARSTTRRGRALLGLGLGVADLIVLAVLVTANGTVSWSLAG from the coding sequence ATGACGCTCACGACCTCGCACACCGGCCGTTCCACCGGTACCCGGCTCCACGGGAACCGGCCCGACGAAGAGGCCACGTCGCCCGGAACCGCTCACAGCGAGACCTCCTCCGGCGAGGCGGCCTCCGACGGAACCGGCGCAGGCCCCGCCGGCCGTACCCGCAAGCCGTCCCGGGAGGCCGACGGGCTGGCCGTCGCGTCGTTCGTGCTCGGGCTGCTCGGCCTGCTCGTGATGAACATCCTGCTCGGGCCCGTCGCCATCGCCATGGCGCTCATCGCCCTCGCCCGCTCCACCACCCGGCGTGGGCGCGCCCTGCTGGGGCTGGGCCTGGGCGTCGCGGATCTGATCGTCCTCGCGGTGCTCGTGACCGCCAACGGCACCGTCTCCTGGAGCCTGGCGGGCTGA
- a CDS encoding TetR family transcriptional regulator: MSHTVGIRQAQKLRTRQALLDAALELLEHQSLSSLGLREVTRAVGVAPTAFYRHFDGTAALGVALVEETLDSLHGMIGAILAETGDTDERLDRSVELIARHVTDQPAHFRFIAREQHGGVGQVREAIATQLRLFAEEVAGVLAEEPESAGWERDDLLMLGGLYVDHMVLTASALLDAGPDGRQEVVRVARRRLRLVTLGRAHWLDPR, encoded by the coding sequence ATGAGTCACACCGTCGGCATCCGTCAGGCCCAGAAGCTGAGGACACGTCAGGCCCTCCTCGACGCGGCGCTCGAACTGCTGGAGCACCAGAGCCTGAGCAGCCTGGGACTGCGCGAGGTGACACGCGCCGTGGGCGTGGCCCCGACCGCCTTCTACCGGCACTTCGACGGCACGGCGGCCCTCGGCGTCGCACTGGTCGAGGAGACCCTGGACAGCCTGCACGGAATGATCGGCGCGATCCTGGCGGAGACGGGCGACACCGACGAACGCCTCGACCGGAGCGTCGAACTGATAGCGCGCCATGTGACGGATCAGCCCGCTCACTTCAGGTTCATCGCGCGGGAACAGCACGGCGGAGTGGGCCAGGTCCGGGAGGCCATCGCCACCCAACTGCGGCTGTTCGCGGAAGAGGTGGCCGGCGTCCTGGCCGAGGAGCCGGAGTCCGCCGGGTGGGAACGGGACGACCTGCTCATGCTGGGTGGTCTGTACGTCGACCACATGGTGCTCACGGCCTCGGCGCTGCTGGACGCGGGCCCCGACGGCCGGCAGGAGGTCGTCCGGGTGGCGCGTCGCCGGCTGCGCCTGGTCACGCTCGGCAGGGCCCACTGGCTCGACCCCCGCTGA